A stretch of Myroides oncorhynchi DNA encodes these proteins:
- a CDS encoding DoxX family protein, with protein MNKNQDVGLLVMRIGIGFPMLLYGLGKLFNGISFIQGILVDRGLPAFFGYGVYVGEVVAPILLLLGYRTRLASLVFAINCITAMLLVQSADVFSLNDNGGWKVELLGIYALVAVGLFFTGAGRLAISSKHQWD; from the coding sequence ATGAATAAGAATCAAGACGTAGGGTTATTAGTAATGCGTATAGGTATTGGATTTCCAATGTTATTATATGGCTTAGGTAAGTTGTTTAATGGGATATCCTTTATCCAAGGAATATTAGTAGACAGGGGGCTACCTGCATTTTTTGGCTATGGTGTATATGTTGGAGAAGTTGTCGCACCTATTTTATTATTGCTAGGATATAGAACGAGATTAGCGAGTTTAGTCTTTGCTATTAATTGTATTACAGCTATGTTATTAGTACAGAGTGCGGATGTATTTAGTCTAAATGATAACGGTGGGTGGAAGGTAGAACTATTAGGTATCTATGCCTTAGTAGCAGTAGGTCTATTTTTTACAGGAGCAGGTAGATTAGCTATTTCTTCTAAACATCAGTGGGATTAA